The following are encoded in a window of Pseudomonas sp. St316 genomic DNA:
- a CDS encoding FAD-dependent oxidoreductase, whose translation MTGTRILILGAGPAGAAVALGLRRLGYPVSVVSEWRRFAALEGVSIRVLEALHSAGFHHALGDATLPSQRQVAWNDQHHAQNIEYLLDRPTFDKGIREDLRLAGVELIEGRVLSIETSTVGHKVEVEGHGAMKTDFLVEARGRQAPSLGKGVRGPETVSLLNRWQGRPGATASAIESLKDGWVWMARRADGQCYWQWTLDVASADLPDKRDLHQYCLERRRDSIVAQTFFGPEPQIDMQVHARSSTAILNPQVCGGHWIRVGDAAMAVDPLSGNGIFQSLSSALQAPTVINTLLCKPERAALAQRFHQQRVEQLFMRFARIGRDFYLDEQRWQDQPFWLARRQWPDAEAAHAEVDFAALKIERAPVLQDGFVVEAEVVITKDQPLGAWRVQEVELAPLVRRLRSEPHEQVLAGLTQSQRRGVRSWLLSQGYRPA comes from the coding sequence ATGACCGGCACAAGAATACTCATACTCGGTGCCGGGCCCGCTGGAGCGGCGGTCGCTCTTGGGTTGCGGCGGTTAGGCTATCCGGTCTCGGTGGTCAGCGAGTGGCGAAGATTTGCAGCACTGGAGGGCGTCTCGATTCGTGTGCTCGAGGCGTTGCACAGTGCGGGATTCCATCACGCCTTGGGAGACGCGACATTGCCTTCACAGCGGCAAGTGGCGTGGAACGATCAGCATCATGCACAGAACATAGAGTATTTATTGGACCGTCCGACCTTCGATAAAGGGATCCGGGAAGACTTGCGTCTGGCGGGGGTGGAGTTGATAGAAGGGCGTGTGCTGAGCATAGAAACCTCGACGGTGGGACATAAAGTTGAGGTCGAAGGGCATGGTGCAATGAAAACGGACTTCTTGGTGGAGGCGCGTGGACGTCAGGCACCGTCGCTTGGTAAAGGAGTACGTGGACCGGAGACGGTCAGCTTGCTGAATCGATGGCAAGGTCGGCCGGGTGCCACAGCCAGTGCAATAGAAAGTCTCAAGGACGGTTGGGTATGGATGGCCCGGCGAGCCGATGGTCAGTGTTATTGGCAGTGGACGCTGGATGTCGCTAGTGCCGATCTGCCTGATAAGAGAGATCTGCACCAGTATTGTCTTGAGCGCCGTCGGGACTCGATTGTTGCGCAAACATTCTTTGGCCCGGAGCCTCAGATCGATATGCAAGTGCACGCACGCAGCAGTACGGCAATTTTGAATCCCCAAGTATGCGGCGGTCACTGGATACGAGTGGGCGATGCTGCGATGGCGGTCGATCCGCTCTCGGGAAACGGCATATTCCAATCATTATCGTCAGCGCTGCAAGCGCCGACGGTGATCAATACGTTGCTGTGTAAACCAGAACGGGCGGCCCTGGCCCAGCGGTTTCACCAGCAGCGAGTAGAGCAGTTGTTTATGCGCTTCGCGCGGATCGGTCGGGATTTCTACCTGGACGAACAGCGATGGCAAGACCAACCATTCTGGCTTGCTCGTCGACAGTGGCCGGACGCGGAGGCCGCTCATGCCGAAGTGGACTTCGCCGCTTTGAAGATTGAGCGGGCGCCCGTGCTGCAGGATGGATTTGTGGTTGAGGCGGAGGTGGTGATCACCAAGGATCAGCCGTTGGGCGCCTGGCGCGTGCAAGAGGTCGAGCTGGCGCCGCTTGTGCGACGGTTGCGCTCGGAACCCCATGAGCAGGTACTTGCCGGCTTGACGCAATCGCAGAGGCGTGGGGTCAGGAGCTGGCTGTTGTCGCAGGGCTACAGGCCCGCCTGA
- a CDS encoding ABC transporter ATP-binding protein, whose amino-acid sequence MQRLISRLIDSQHPESLMAALRWLYSFVRPHRLAIVGLLGLSICASLLVLLQPWLTKLLIDDGLLARDFPKLLTIASLMIITGLLGTALSGVNRYLHTRLSGRILFSLRDDLYRHLQTLSPGFYAQRRIGDLMSRLDGDVAEIQRFAVDSLFSAVSSVIGLLFAVAMLVTLSWKLSLLVLVLIPLDILWLRWMRRKVERDVRRLRECSADVSSFMVETLPVMKFIQSAGQQKRESRRLEALGQGYMHQLLKLQITEFFTQAVPGTLTSLARACAFLLGGYWVVQGTWQLGALIAFSTYLGMAVGPVQSLLGLYVAIQRMTVSLGRVMELRGEKPAVISPVLPKPMPTHGDLRFDDVHFSHPGRLSTLRGVDARIPYGAKVALSGGSGVGKSTLIDLLQRHLDPQVGRVLLGEVDVRELDLFELRQRIAVVSQDIVLFRGSLADNLAYAVPDASREAITAVAQLAQLESLIASLPEGLDSPLGERGQQLSGGQKQRIAIARALLQDPMILVMDEATSAVDEATEREVIEAIDRLFSGRTRILISHRPSTLANADLYFELLDGVLRPKSAQYEI is encoded by the coding sequence ATGCAACGGCTGATTTCCCGGCTGATCGACAGTCAACATCCAGAATCTTTGATGGCTGCGTTGCGTTGGCTTTATAGCTTTGTACGCCCGCATCGACTAGCGATCGTCGGGCTGCTCGGCTTATCGATTTGCGCCTCGCTTTTAGTGTTGCTGCAACCGTGGTTAACGAAACTGCTGATCGATGATGGTTTGCTGGCACGTGACTTTCCAAAGCTGTTAACAATCGCAAGCCTGATGATAATCACTGGCCTATTGGGAACAGCTCTTTCAGGGGTAAATCGGTACCTGCACACACGCTTGTCCGGGCGGATTCTGTTTTCGCTACGTGACGACCTTTATCGACACCTGCAGACCTTGTCGCCGGGCTTTTATGCCCAGCGACGCATTGGTGATTTGATGTCACGGCTGGATGGTGACGTCGCGGAAATTCAGCGCTTCGCCGTGGATTCATTGTTTTCGGCTGTATCGAGTGTGATCGGGTTGCTCTTTGCAGTCGCGATGTTGGTCACGCTGTCGTGGAAGCTTTCGTTGCTGGTCCTAGTGTTGATTCCTCTCGACATACTGTGGTTGCGCTGGATGCGTCGCAAGGTCGAGCGCGATGTCCGCCGGTTGCGTGAGTGTTCAGCGGACGTGTCGTCGTTCATGGTCGAGACGTTGCCAGTCATGAAATTCATTCAGTCAGCCGGTCAGCAAAAAAGAGAGTCCCGTCGATTGGAAGCCTTGGGACAGGGCTATATGCACCAGTTGCTGAAGTTGCAGATTACGGAGTTCTTCACTCAGGCGGTGCCTGGGACTTTGACGTCGTTGGCGCGTGCCTGCGCTTTTCTACTGGGCGGCTACTGGGTTGTGCAAGGAACCTGGCAACTCGGAGCGCTGATTGCGTTTTCCACCTATCTGGGGATGGCGGTAGGGCCAGTCCAGAGCCTGCTGGGTCTTTATGTTGCGATACAAAGGATGACGGTCAGTCTCGGGCGGGTCATGGAGCTACGCGGTGAGAAGCCTGCTGTCATCAGTCCCGTATTACCCAAGCCCATGCCCACTCACGGGGACCTGCGTTTCGATGACGTTCACTTCTCCCATCCCGGTCGCCTCAGCACATTGCGCGGTGTCGATGCTCGCATTCCTTATGGCGCGAAAGTTGCGCTGAGCGGCGGCTCCGGCGTTGGTAAGTCGACGTTGATAGACCTTCTTCAGCGGCATCTCGATCCACAAGTTGGGCGGGTGCTGCTGGGAGAAGTCGATGTGCGAGAGCTGGACCTGTTTGAGCTACGGCAACGGATTGCCGTGGTCAGTCAAGACATCGTCTTGTTCCGTGGCAGTCTCGCTGACAACCTGGCTTACGCCGTGCCCGATGCCAGTCGTGAAGCCATAACCGCAGTGGCTCAACTCGCGCAGCTGGAGAGTTTGATCGCGTCGCTCCCCGAGGGGCTCGACAGCCCTTTGGGTGAGCGTGGTCAACAGTTGTCTGGCGGACAAAAACAACGCATAGCGATCGCTCGGGCACTGCTCCAGGATCCGATGATTCTGGTCATGGACGAAGCGACATCTGCGGTAGATGAGGCCACCGAACGTGAAGTCATCGAAGCCATTGATCGATTGTTTTCCGGGCGCACGCGAATCTTGATCAGTCATCGCCCTTCAACGCTGGCCAACGCAGATCTATATTTTGAGCTGCTTGACGGCGTGCTGAGGCCCAAATCGGCCCAATACGAAATCTGA
- a CDS encoding MFS transporter, producing the protein MTKCVCDAEFDNNRAALDEAPTSPAWMAVFSLAMGVFGLLTAEYLPASLLTPMAIQLGVSEALAGQAVTVTAVVALFAGLLVPGLTRSIDRRWVLLGFSMLMIVSNLLVAFSSSLTLLLVMRILLGIALGGFWSMAAAVAMRLVPAALLPRALSIIFSGIAVGTVVAVPLGSYLGELYGWRSAFIAAAAVGTVTLVFQSLTLPPLAPRQPARLRTVFEVLRRPGIALSMLGCVLVHSGHFALFTYIRPFLESTTGVDPLGLSLMLLGFGVANFIGTLLSGWLLERSPKGVLVLMPTLVGLAALGLVLLPASVPGQAVLLAVWGMAFGGVPVAWSNWVARAVPDQAESAGGMVVASVQSAIAAGAAGGGLMFSFSGIAGVFVAAAVLMFLAALLIALRVRVETPAQGATAGVALHL; encoded by the coding sequence ATGACTAAATGCGTGTGTGACGCCGAGTTCGACAACAACCGCGCGGCGCTGGACGAGGCGCCGACATCACCGGCCTGGATGGCGGTGTTCTCCCTGGCCATGGGGGTATTCGGATTGCTGACGGCCGAGTACCTGCCGGCCAGCCTGCTGACACCGATGGCGATTCAACTTGGCGTATCGGAGGCGCTCGCCGGACAGGCGGTCACCGTGACGGCGGTGGTGGCCTTGTTCGCCGGCTTGCTCGTGCCGGGCCTGACCCGTTCCATCGACCGGCGCTGGGTGCTGCTGGGGTTCTCGATGTTGATGATCGTGTCCAACCTGCTGGTCGCCTTTTCCTCGAGCCTGACGTTGCTGCTGGTGATGCGGATCCTGCTGGGGATCGCCTTGGGTGGTTTCTGGAGCATGGCGGCAGCCGTGGCGATGCGCCTGGTGCCGGCAGCGCTGTTGCCGCGGGCGCTGTCCATCATTTTCAGTGGCATCGCGGTAGGCACTGTAGTGGCGGTCCCCCTGGGCAGTTACCTGGGTGAGCTTTACGGCTGGCGCAGTGCATTCATCGCGGCAGCGGCGGTGGGCACGGTGACGCTGGTGTTCCAGTCGCTCACTTTGCCGCCGCTGGCACCCCGGCAGCCTGCACGCCTGCGGACCGTGTTCGAGGTCTTGCGACGCCCGGGCATCGCCTTGAGCATGCTGGGTTGCGTCTTGGTGCACAGCGGCCATTTTGCCTTGTTCACCTATATCCGGCCGTTCCTGGAAAGTACCACCGGTGTCGATCCGCTGGGCTTGTCGCTGATGCTGCTCGGTTTCGGCGTGGCGAACTTCATCGGCACCTTACTGAGCGGTTGGCTGCTTGAGCGCAGTCCGAAGGGCGTACTGGTCCTGATGCCCACGCTGGTGGGCCTTGCAGCCCTGGGCCTGGTCCTGTTACCGGCCTCCGTACCAGGACAGGCCGTGTTGTTGGCTGTCTGGGGCATGGCCTTCGGCGGCGTACCGGTGGCGTGGTCGAACTGGGTCGCCCGGGCGGTGCCGGACCAGGCCGAAAGTGCTGGCGGGATGGTCGTCGCTTCGGTGCAGTCGGCGATCGCCGCTGGCGCTGCCGGGGGTGGCCTGATGTTCAGTTTCAGCGGCATCGCCGGCGTATTCGTCGCCGCCGCCGTACTGATGTTCCTCGCGGCGCTGCTGATTGCCCTGCGTGTGCGCGTGGAGACGCCCGCGCAAGGCGCCACGGCTGGGGTTGCATTGCACCTCTGA
- a CDS encoding AraC family transcriptional regulator, producing the protein MTDPLFLSSDLIDELLRGMRLSGVQYRRIQTGADFGLGFAAKPGHAWFHFIAVGSAVLRMEDGTCFALSAGNAVFISHGAAHQLLSDVDVSVQDIDSLDAASLGDTVSAVDVGTGSDSPSSTIIFNSCMAFELGSIQGLSKLMPGLMVIDAGGQRYPGLVPILATMEREVSAARIGFAGILARLADVVTAMVVRGWVECACGNASGLVAALRDPRLARALLALHQDPGRDWTVAQLAEQCNTSRSAFAERFQATLGIAPLRYATQLRMRLASQWLTLERLPIEEVAQRLGYTSQAAFSRAFKRITGQPPGMSRQGRRLARA; encoded by the coding sequence ATGACCGATCCCCTCTTCCTTTCTTCCGACCTCATCGACGAGTTGCTACGCGGCATGCGTCTGAGCGGCGTGCAGTACCGCCGTATCCAGACCGGCGCCGACTTCGGCCTGGGCTTCGCGGCCAAGCCCGGCCACGCATGGTTCCATTTCATTGCGGTCGGCAGCGCGGTATTGCGGATGGAGGATGGGACTTGCTTCGCCTTGTCGGCGGGCAATGCCGTGTTCATTTCCCATGGCGCCGCCCATCAGTTGCTTTCCGATGTCGACGTGTCCGTCCAGGACATCGACAGCCTGGACGCCGCCTCGCTCGGGGACACCGTCAGCGCAGTGGACGTCGGCACCGGGTCGGATAGCCCGTCCTCCACGATCATCTTCAATAGCTGCATGGCGTTCGAGCTGGGCAGTATTCAAGGCCTGAGCAAACTGATGCCGGGTTTGATGGTGATCGATGCCGGGGGCCAACGTTATCCAGGACTGGTGCCGATACTGGCGACCATGGAACGCGAGGTCAGCGCCGCTCGCATTGGCTTTGCCGGCATCCTCGCACGGCTGGCCGATGTGGTGACCGCGATGGTGGTTCGCGGATGGGTCGAATGCGCCTGTGGCAACGCCTCGGGGCTGGTGGCGGCCTTGCGCGATCCGCGCCTGGCCCGCGCACTGCTGGCCCTGCACCAGGACCCGGGGCGCGATTGGACCGTCGCGCAACTGGCTGAGCAATGCAATACCTCGCGCTCGGCGTTCGCCGAGCGCTTCCAGGCCACACTGGGCATCGCACCGTTGCGATATGCCACGCAGCTGCGAATGAGGCTGGCGAGCCAATGGCTGACGCTTGAGCGACTTCCAATCGAGGAAGTGGCCCAGCGGCTGGGGTATACGTCGCAGGCGGCGTTCAGCCGGGCGTTCAAGCGGATCACCGGGCAGCCGCCCGGAATGAGTCGTCAAGGGCGGCGGCTTGCAAGGGCTTGA
- a CDS encoding zinc-binding dehydrogenase: protein MTFIASPSACSQPAVYVDVDRHQKLDTFRVRTQSLSCGRSRPLGGQLNEIGNLIRAGHVKPVIDKVFPFDQAKVALDYLAQGRAKGKVVVHIKQDQAPA from the coding sequence CTGACTTTCATCGCTTCTCCAAGCGCTTGTTCGCAGCCGGCAGTATACGTTGATGTCGATCGACATCAGAAACTTGACACTTTTAGAGTTCGAACGCAATCATTATCCTGCGGACGAAGCCGGCCATTGGGCGGGCAGCTCAACGAAATCGGCAACTTGATCAGGGCCGGTCACGTCAAGCCGGTGATCGATAAAGTCTTCCCTTTCGACCAGGCCAAGGTGGCCCTGGATTACCTGGCCCAGGGGCGGGCGAAAGGCAAGGTTGTGGTGCATATCAAGCAGGATCAAGCGCCTGCTTGA
- a CDS encoding TetR/AcrR family transcriptional regulator, translating into MKVSKSQAQANRAHIVETASALFKEHGYDGIGIADLMATAGFTQGGFYKNFASKAALMAEAATCGIGQSTARAIDLSPEEAIKRYLKREHRDQRATGCTLAALCSDAARKDDEVRAAFAAGIESQLAGLMDGASEAGDQQAQPARAEYLVIMAQLLGAIVLSRACPDDSPLADEILAACRHSLLGAVAPSQGNSVSDQTQP; encoded by the coding sequence ATGAAAGTCAGTAAAAGTCAGGCACAGGCCAACCGTGCGCACATTGTGGAAACCGCGTCTGCGCTCTTCAAGGAACACGGCTACGATGGCATCGGCATCGCTGATCTGATGGCGACGGCCGGCTTCACGCAAGGCGGGTTCTACAAGAACTTCGCCTCCAAAGCCGCGCTCATGGCAGAGGCCGCGACGTGTGGCATTGGCCAGTCGACTGCACGTGCAATTGACTTGTCCCCGGAAGAAGCCATCAAGCGCTATCTCAAGCGCGAGCACCGCGATCAACGGGCAACCGGCTGCACATTGGCCGCATTGTGTAGCGATGCCGCCCGCAAGGACGACGAAGTCAGGGCTGCATTTGCCGCAGGCATCGAAAGCCAGCTTGCCGGCTTGATGGACGGCGCGTCCGAGGCAGGTGATCAGCAAGCCCAGCCCGCCCGGGCAGAGTACCTTGTGATCATGGCGCAGCTACTGGGTGCCATTGTTCTTTCACGTGCCTGTCCGGACGATTCGCCGTTGGCCGATGAAATTCTCGCAGCGTGTCGCCACTCGCTTCTAGGAGCAGTTGCGCCATCGCAGGGCAATAGTGTGTCCGATCAAACGCAACCCTAG
- a CDS encoding aldo/keto reductase: protein MRYTSFGQTGLQLSELALGTGNFGTGWGHGADRDMCEAMLGHYLEAGGNVIDTADIYQFGQSETLLGDLLGARRNEVILASKFTRGDSPEAGPLATGNSRRAMIASLEASLRRLKTDRIDLYWVHYPDNVTPSEELLRGLEDLSRSGKILYVGLSNFPAWRLARIATMAELDRSVPIAAAQFEHSLVRRECETDLLPACRALGIGAMTWSPLGGGMLTGKYRKGESGRAEGFGGKVFQAENTPQRSAILDTVTATANELGATADQVAIAWSRSHGTTPLIGPRSLEQLKTNLKAVELTLSAEQLQRLDEVSRLAGMPVERTTLPPVA, encoded by the coding sequence ATGCGCTACACATCCTTCGGCCAAACCGGCCTTCAGCTGTCAGAATTAGCCTTAGGCACCGGCAACTTCGGTACAGGTTGGGGCCACGGCGCCGACCGTGACATGTGCGAAGCCATGCTGGGCCACTACCTTGAGGCCGGCGGTAATGTGATTGATACGGCGGACATCTACCAGTTCGGGCAGTCGGAAACCTTGCTCGGCGATTTGCTGGGTGCACGCCGCAACGAGGTGATCCTGGCCTCGAAATTCACTCGCGGGGACTCCCCCGAGGCCGGACCGCTGGCGACCGGAAACAGCCGTCGGGCCATGATCGCTTCACTGGAAGCCAGCCTCCGCCGACTGAAGACCGACAGGATCGATCTGTATTGGGTGCACTACCCCGACAACGTCACGCCGTCCGAGGAACTACTGCGTGGGCTGGAGGATCTGTCCCGATCCGGGAAGATCCTGTACGTCGGGTTGTCCAACTTCCCCGCATGGCGCCTGGCCCGCATCGCGACCATGGCTGAACTGGACCGTTCGGTGCCGATCGCCGCCGCGCAATTCGAGCACAGCCTGGTGCGCCGAGAGTGCGAGACGGATCTGCTGCCAGCGTGCCGCGCGCTGGGGATAGGCGCGATGACCTGGTCTCCCCTGGGCGGTGGCATGTTGACGGGTAAATATCGAAAAGGTGAATCAGGCCGAGCCGAAGGTTTTGGTGGGAAGGTTTTCCAAGCGGAAAACACTCCTCAGCGCAGCGCGATTCTGGACACCGTCACGGCGACAGCCAACGAACTGGGCGCTACGGCGGACCAGGTAGCCATCGCCTGGTCCCGCTCCCACGGAACGACCCCGCTCATCGGCCCGCGATCGCTGGAGCAATTGAAAACCAATTTGAAAGCAGTCGAACTGACGCTTTCTGCCGAGCAACTGCAACGATTGGACGAAGTCAGCCGGTTGGCAGGTATGCCGGTCGAGCGCACTACCCTCCCTCCAGTGGCCTGA
- a CDS encoding methyl-accepting chemotaxis protein, whose product MNLRSLNIARRAAFCFGAITLLLIGLGGFSYVQIGHLRAAEQDIEEKSLPSIQVVDDIQIALLHARLESIRMLASTDPSVKSASQAKVREAMETLQSRSEFYRQNLITSDKDRAQLDDAHTAMNTYIDGLKQVIAMDATEHDKAVAFANSEQANRASAYQEKLTAMRELNKKETETSGAIATAVYDHSVNILMIVVVVALMLTVFLAIALTRSIVDPINTSLKLAEDIAEGDLTRQLEVTGKDEASRLMQALNIMSQKLRRTVLEIAGASTQLSTAAVEMTSITEDAGRTLQQQNSEIEQAATAVNEMSAAVEEVARNATSTSQAAQQSSLSADLGNERVTETLAAMRNLTSLVEGSSAQVLALAGQAQDISKVLSVIRGIAEQTNLLALNAAIEAARAGEQGRGFAVVADEVRALAHRTQTSTQEIEQMISAIQAGSSATVASMHKSTQEVHSTRKTAEDAGQSLQQITHAVLEINERNLQIATASEQQAHVARDVDRSLVSIRDLAMQSSEGTRQTLIASNELSHLAVNLNNLVLRFKT is encoded by the coding sequence ATGAATCTGAGATCCCTCAATATCGCGCGCAGAGCTGCATTCTGCTTTGGTGCCATCACCCTGCTGTTGATCGGGCTGGGAGGGTTCTCCTACGTCCAGATCGGCCACTTGCGCGCCGCAGAACAAGACATAGAAGAAAAATCACTGCCCAGCATTCAAGTGGTCGATGACATTCAGATCGCGCTTCTACATGCCCGCCTCGAGAGCATCAGAATGCTGGCCAGCACCGATCCCTCGGTCAAGAGCGCATCGCAGGCCAAAGTACGAGAAGCCATGGAGACCTTGCAGTCTCGCAGCGAATTCTATCGGCAGAACCTGATTACAAGCGATAAGGATCGCGCGCAACTTGATGACGCGCACACGGCGATGAACACCTACATCGATGGGTTGAAGCAAGTTATCGCGATGGACGCTACCGAACATGACAAGGCCGTAGCCTTTGCCAACTCTGAACAGGCAAACCGCGCCAGCGCCTATCAGGAAAAGCTCACGGCCATGCGCGAGCTGAATAAAAAAGAGACAGAGACGTCGGGGGCCATTGCAACCGCCGTGTATGACCACAGCGTCAACATTCTGATGATCGTCGTGGTCGTGGCGCTGATGCTCACGGTTTTCCTCGCTATCGCCTTGACCCGTAGCATTGTCGACCCGATCAATACCTCGCTGAAACTGGCTGAAGACATCGCCGAAGGCGATCTGACCCGCCAGTTGGAGGTGACCGGAAAGGATGAGGCCTCCCGCCTGATGCAGGCGCTCAACATCATGTCGCAGAAGCTGCGGCGCACGGTCCTGGAAATCGCCGGTGCGTCCACTCAACTGAGCACGGCTGCCGTCGAAATGACCTCCATCACTGAAGACGCCGGCCGCACCTTGCAACAGCAGAACAGCGAGATCGAGCAAGCCGCGACGGCAGTCAACGAGATGAGTGCAGCGGTTGAAGAAGTGGCACGCAACGCGACGTCAACCTCCCAGGCCGCCCAACAATCGAGCCTGTCGGCAGACCTGGGCAATGAACGCGTCACTGAAACCCTGGCGGCCATGCGCAACTTGACGAGCCTGGTGGAAGGTTCATCCGCACAAGTCCTGGCGCTGGCCGGCCAGGCCCAGGACATCAGCAAAGTGCTGAGCGTCATCCGGGGCATTGCCGAGCAGACCAATCTCCTGGCCCTCAATGCGGCAATCGAAGCGGCGCGGGCCGGCGAACAAGGTCGAGGTTTTGCCGTGGTCGCCGACGAAGTCCGCGCCTTGGCGCATCGTACGCAAACGTCGACCCAGGAAATCGAGCAGATGATCTCGGCGATACAGGCAGGCTCCTCTGCCACGGTAGCGTCGATGCACAAAAGCACCCAGGAGGTGCACAGCACCCGAAAAACCGCAGAAGACGCCGGGCAGTCCCTGCAACAAATCACCCATGCCGTGCTGGAGATCAATGAGCGCAACCTGCAAATCGCGACGGCGTCCGAGCAACAGGCGCATGTGGCCCGGGACGTTGACCGAAGCCTGGTCAGCATTCGCGACCTGGCAATGCAAAGCAGCGAGGGAACCCGTCAAACGCTCATTGCCAGCAACGAGCTGTCGCACCTGGCGGTGAACCTGAACAACCTGGTGCTGCGATTCAAGACGTGA
- a CDS encoding LysE family translocator — MSFDLHHLLLVFTVYIVGAASPGPSNMRIMGVAMHQGRQPALMLAAGVISGSFFWGSMAAIGVSAILAQYAQALFALKVVGGLYLLFLAFKAGRSALTPDARLEKELAAAPTLSGLDLYRRGLLMHLTNPKALLGWMATMTLGLGPQATPGTVALILAGCAVLSITIFCGYAIVFSTAAMTQGYRRARRWIEGTLALVFGAAGLKLLFSRP; from the coding sequence ATGTCATTTGATTTGCACCACCTGCTACTGGTCTTCACCGTCTACATCGTCGGTGCGGCCAGCCCCGGCCCGAGCAACATGCGGATCATGGGCGTGGCGATGCATCAGGGCAGGCAACCTGCGCTGATGCTCGCGGCCGGCGTCATCAGTGGTTCTTTTTTCTGGGGATCGATGGCCGCCATCGGTGTGTCGGCCATTCTGGCCCAGTACGCGCAGGCACTCTTCGCGCTCAAGGTAGTCGGTGGCCTTTACCTGCTATTCCTGGCCTTCAAGGCTGGGCGCTCTGCCCTGACGCCTGATGCGCGCCTTGAAAAGGAGCTGGCGGCAGCGCCAACCTTATCAGGCTTGGACCTCTATCGACGCGGCTTGCTGATGCACCTGACAAACCCCAAGGCCCTGCTGGGGTGGATGGCGACGATGACGCTAGGGTTGGGGCCGCAAGCAACCCCTGGAACGGTGGCGCTCATCCTGGCGGGTTGTGCCGTGTTGAGCATCACCATTTTCTGCGGGTATGCCATCGTTTTCTCCACGGCTGCGATGACTCAGGGGTATCGCAGGGCGCGCCGATGGATCGAAGGCACCCTGGCGCTGGTATTTGGCGCCGCAGGTTTGAAGCTGTTGTTTTCGCGCCCTTGA
- a CDS encoding group 1 truncated hemoglobin: MMRIFLLILSVLLGACAQPLPKDDSLYRDLGGQPGITAIVEGMLLNIARDKRIVERFRKIDIQRLRDKLIEQFCVEAGGPCLYTGDTMAESHKGQGISRSDFNALVEDLIAAMDDQRIAVPVQNRLIKRLAPMRGDVIEK, encoded by the coding sequence TTGATGCGCATCTTCCTGCTGATACTCAGCGTGCTCCTGGGAGCCTGTGCGCAACCCTTGCCCAAGGACGACAGTCTCTACCGGGACCTTGGCGGCCAGCCGGGAATTACCGCGATCGTCGAGGGCATGCTGTTGAACATCGCCCGTGATAAACGCATCGTGGAGCGCTTCCGCAAGATTGATATCCAGCGTTTGCGTGACAAGCTGATCGAGCAGTTTTGCGTGGAAGCGGGTGGTCCCTGCCTCTACACCGGCGACACCATGGCCGAGAGTCACAAGGGCCAGGGCATCAGCCGCAGCGACTTCAACGCCCTGGTAGAGGACCTGATCGCCGCCATGGATGACCAGCGCATTGCGGTGCCGGTGCAGAATCGCCTGATCAAGCGGCTGGCACCGATGCGTGGCGACGTCATCGAAAAGTGA
- a CDS encoding DUF3034 family protein: protein MASRYFLPIGCCVALAFQQAFADGRLIATGGASSLEGAAGGGITPWAMLAGYGEQGEWGASAFATSVNLPDYRLDVAGLAVAYDNRVELSYAQQRFDLGSLANKLNLPEDSLGQDIYAMKVRLFGDVIYDALPQVSLGLEYKHQNNFLIPSLVGARRDSDTEGYLAASRLFMGAAFGYNLLVNGSLRYSRANELGLLGFGGDRRDTRRVLKEGSLAVLLNPRWALGAEYRQKPDNLSFSGESDWSDLFVGYFPNKHLSMVLAYARLGEIATLDSQNGLYLSLQGSF, encoded by the coding sequence ATGGCTTCACGTTATTTCCTGCCAATCGGCTGTTGCGTGGCCTTGGCCTTCCAACAGGCTTTTGCCGATGGGCGTTTGATCGCCACGGGCGGCGCCAGCAGCCTGGAGGGCGCGGCAGGCGGCGGGATCACGCCGTGGGCGATGTTGGCCGGGTACGGCGAGCAGGGCGAGTGGGGGGCGAGCGCGTTCGCGACCTCGGTCAATCTGCCGGACTATCGGCTGGATGTCGCCGGGTTGGCCGTGGCCTATGATAACCGGGTCGAACTGTCCTACGCCCAGCAGCGCTTCGACCTGGGCTCGCTGGCGAACAAGCTGAACCTGCCTGAGGATAGCCTGGGCCAGGACATCTACGCCATGAAGGTGCGTTTGTTCGGCGACGTGATCTATGACGCCTTGCCACAGGTCTCCCTGGGCCTGGAATACAAGCACCAGAACAATTTCCTCATCCCAAGCCTGGTGGGCGCCCGGCGCGACAGCGACACCGAAGGCTACCTGGCCGCGAGTCGGTTATTCATGGGAGCGGCCTTCGGCTACAACCTGCTGGTCAATGGCAGCTTGCGCTACAGCCGTGCCAATGAACTGGGGCTGCTGGGATTCGGCGGCGATCGTCGCGACACCCGCCGTGTGCTGAAGGAAGGCTCGCTGGCCGTGCTGCTCAATCCGCGCTGGGCGTTGGGCGCCGAATACCGGCAGAAGCCGGACAACCTGTCCTTCAGCGGGGAGAGCGACTGGTCCGACCTGTTCGTGGGTTACTTCCCCAACAAGCACCTTTCAATGGTGCTGGCCTACGCGCGACTGGGTGAAATCGCGACCCTCGATAGCCAGAACGGCCTGTACCTTTCCCTCCAGGGTAGTTTTTGA